A genomic stretch from Penicillium digitatum chromosome 4, complete sequence includes:
- a CDS encoding Retrovirus capsid, N-terminal core, whose translation MSDMDREWKPKARPQSTMAQAFSSALDSAFMLDSDVDNLSQTIDQKKQQMLIQAWELEELQNRIREAERRLQSQSFGGDNTSSQTSRERGQSAASQGGSHNEQQPEQSEQRGNI comes from the exons ATGTCTGACATGGACCGCGAGTGGAAGCCGAAGGCACGGCCGCAGTC GACCATGGCGCAAGCATTCTCGTCGGCCTTGGACAGCGCCTTTATGCTAGACTCTGACGTCGACAACCTTTCACAAACCATCGATCAGAA GAAGCAGCAGATGTTGATCCAGGCATGGGAATTGGAAGAGCTGCAGAATCGCATCCGCGAGGCCGAGAGACGCCTCCAGTCCCAGTCTTTTGGAGGTGACAACACTTCGTCTCAAACCAGCCGGGAACGAGGCCAGTCAGCTG CTTCTCAAGGAGGATCCCACAACGAGCAGCAGCCGGAGCAGTCGGAGCAGCGGGGGAACATTTGA